A single genomic interval of Antechinus flavipes isolate AdamAnt ecotype Samford, QLD, Australia chromosome 1, AdamAnt_v2, whole genome shotgun sequence harbors:
- the FARSA gene encoding phenylalanine--tRNA ligase alpha subunit, producing MADGPVAQLLLQRLEGGDGGLDSLELASALGLDHQVVVGAVKSLQALGEVIEAELRSTQRWELTPEGQETAQDGSHEARVFHSLPPEGLVQSELMKLPSGKVGFSKAMSNKWIRVEKNAPGGPRVFRAVDNVQDLVQAKLRLVQEGEAERLSEKERNELKKRKLLSEVTLKTYWVSKGSAFSTSISKQEAELSPEMISSGSWRDVKFKAYNFSSKGILPEGGHLHPLMKVRTQFRQIFLEMGFTEMPTDNFIESSFWNFDALFQPQQHPARDQHDTFFLKDPAEALDFPMDYVERVKRTHSQGGYGSQGYKYDWKMEEAQKNLLRTHTTAASARALYRLAQKKPFSPAKYFSIDRVFRNETLDATHLAEFHQIEGVVADYGLTLGHLMGILKEFFTKLGITNLRFKPAYNPYTEPSMEVFNYHQGLKKWVEVGNSGVFRPEMLLPMGLPEGISVIAWGLSLERPTMIKYGINNIRELVGHKVNLQMVYDTPLCRLDT from the exons ATGGCTGACGGGCCGGTTGCTCAGTTGCTCCTGCAGCGGCTGGAAGGCGGCGATGGGGGTCTGGACAGCTTGGAGCTGGCGAGCGCGCTGGGCCTAGATCACCAAGTTGTGGTGGGCGCCGTCAAAAGCCTGCAAGCTTTGGGGGAG GTCATTGAAGCTGAACTCCGATCCACCCAACGATGGGAGCTTACGCCTGAGGGCCAGGAGACAGCCCAGGATGGAAGCCATGAGGCGAGGGTCTTCCACAGCCTCCCTCCTGAGGGTCTGGTGCAGAGTGAACTCATG AAACTGCCCAGTGGCAAGGTGGGCTTCAGCAAGGCCATGTCCAACAAGTGGATCCGTGTGGAGAAAAATGCACCTGGTGGGCCCCGGGTGTTCCGTGCT GTGGACAACGTGCAGGACTTGGTGCAGGCAAAACTGCGGCTGGTACAGGAAGGAGAAGCCGAGCGTCTGAGTGAAAAGGAGAGGAACGAACTGAAGAAGAGGAAGCTGCTGTCCGAAGT GACCCTGAAGACCTACTGGGTGAGCAAGGGCAGTGCCTTCAGCACCAGCATCTCCAAGCAGGAGGCTGAGCTCAGTCCTGAGATGATCTCCAG TGGCTCCTGGAGGGATGTGAAATTCAAAGCATACAACTTCTCATCAAAAGGTATCTTACCTGAGGGTGGTCACCTGCACCCATTGATGAAAGTTCGCACCCAGTTCCGACAGATCTTCCTGGAGATGGG CTTCACAGAAATGCCAACCGACAACTTCATCGAGAGCTCCTTCTGGAACTTTGATGCCCTCTTCCAGCCCCAGCAGCACCCAGCCCGGGACCAGCATGATACTTTCTTCCTCAAGG accCAGCAGAGGCCCTGGATTTCCCTATGGATTACGTGGAGCGTGTAAAGCGGACTCACTCCCAGGGTGGCTACGGCTCTCAGGG ATACAAATATGACTGGAAAATGGAGGAGGCCCAGAAAAACCTCCTCCGGACACACACCACAGCTGCCAGTGCTCGGGCACTCTATCGCCTTGCCCAGAAG AAGCCCTTCTCCCCAGCCAAGTACTTCTCCATCGACCGCGTTTTCCGCAACGAGACGTTGGACGCCACCCACCTGGCTGAGTTCCACCAGATCGAGGGGGTGGTAGCTGATTACGGCCTCACCCTGGGCCACCTCATGGGCATCCTCAAAGAGTTCTTCACCAAACTTG gCATTACGAACCTGCGCTTCAAGCCAGCCTACAACCCCTACACCGAGCCCAGCATGGAGGTCTTCAACTACCATCAAG GTCTGAAAAAGTGGGTGGAGGTGGGGAACTCAGGGGTCTTCCGGCCAGAGATGCTGCTGCCCATGGGGCTGCCCGAGGGCATATCTGTCATTGCCTGGGGCCTTTCTCTGGAGAG ACCCACAATGATCAAGTACGGCATCAACAACATCCGAGAACTGGTGGGACACAAAGTGAACCTGCAGATGGTGTACGACACCCCTCTGTGTCGCCTGGACACCTAA
- the CALR gene encoding calreticulin, translated as MLPLLLLGLLGLAEAAGPVIHFKEQFLDGDAWEDRWVESKHKNDYGKFKLSSGKFFGDEEKDKGLQTSQDARFYALSSRMEPFSNKGQTLVVQFTVKHEQNIDCGGGYVKLFPANLDQASMHGDSEYNIMFGPDICGPGTKKVHVIFNYKGKNMLINKDIRCKDDEFTHLYTLIVRPDNTYEVKIDNVQVESGNMEDDWDFLPPKKIKDPEAKKPEDWDERAKIDDPTDTKPEDWEKPEHIPDPDAQKPEDWDEEMDGEWEPPVIQNPEYKGEWKPRQIDNPDYKGKWLHPEIDNPEYTPDPNLYAYDSFGVLGLDLWQVKSGTIFDNFLVTNDESYAEEFGEETWGATKEAEKKMKEQQDEAERQREEEEEKKLKEEEEAGEKDDEDRDDDDKEDEEDEEKEEEDDEDGAQPKDEL; from the exons ATGCTGCCTCTCCTGCTGCTGGGCCTACTAGGCCTGGCCGAGGCCGCGGGGCCCGTGATCCATTTCAAGGAGCAGTTCCTCGACGGAG ACGCTTGGGAGGATCGTTGGGTGGAATCTAAGCATAAGAATGACTACGGCAAGTTTAAGCTCTCCTCTGGGAAGTTCTTTGGTGATGAAGAGAAGGACAAAG GACTTCAGACAAGTCAGGATGCTCGATTCTATGCCTTGTCTTCGCGCATGGAGCCCTTCAGCAACAAGGGCCAGACGCTGGTGGTGCAGTTCACTGTGAAACATGAGCAGAACATTGACTGTGGAGGTGGTTATGTGAAGCTGTTCCCTGCCAACCTAGACCAGGCCAGCATGCATGGAGACTCAGAGTACAACATCATGTTTG GCCCTGACATCTGTGGCCCAGGGACCAAGAAGGTGCACGTTATCTTTAACTACAAAGGCAAGAACATGCTGATTAACAAAGACATTCGCTGCAAG GATGATGAATTCACCCACTTATACACCCTGATTGTACGACCAGACAACACATACGAAGTGAAGATAGACAATGTTCAAGTGGAATCGGGTAACATGGAAGATGACTGGGACTTCCTGCCTCCCAAGAAAATCAAGGATCCTGAGGCCAAGAAGCCCGAGGACTGGGATGAGCGAGCCAAGATTGATGACCCCACAGACACAAAGCCAGAG GACTGGGAGAAACCTGAACACATTCCTGACCCAGATGCTCAGAAACCTGAGGATTGGGATGAAGAGATGGATGGTGAGTGGGAGCCACCTGTGATCCAGAACCCTGAGTACAAG GGTGAATGGAAGCCCCGGCAGATTGACAATCCTGACTACAAAGGCAAGTGGTTGCATCCTGAGATAGACAACCCCGAGTACACCCCTGACCCCAACCTTTATGCATACGATAGCTTTGGCGTGCTGGGTCTGGACCTGTGGCAG GTGAAGTCCGGTACCATCTTTGATAACTTCCTTGTCACCAATGATGAGTCGTATGCAGAAGAGTTTGGTGAAGAGACCTGGGGGGCCACAAAG GAGGCCGAGAAGAAGATGAAGGAGCAGCAGGACGAGGCAGAGCGACAGcgtgaagaagaggaagagaaaaaactgaaggaggaagaggaggcaggAGAGAAGGATGACGAGGACAGAGATGATGATGACAAAGAAGAcgaggaggatgaggagaaggaggaagaggatgatgaGGATGGTGCCCAGCCCAAAGATGAGCTGTAG